One window from the genome of Rufibacter tibetensis encodes:
- a CDS encoding SixA phosphatase family protein has product MKTLYLLRHAKSSWEYEELSDHDRPLTKRGRSDAPLIGQELVEREVKLDMIISSSAVRAISTATLIAKELKFDPERIGVQEELYLIATDDLKVFIQSLPDEYDRVMLVGHNPALTELANQLSTEKSIANIPTAGIVAISFDCNYWGEISPDNSKLLFFDFPKNYR; this is encoded by the coding sequence ATGAAGACGCTATATCTGTTACGCCACGCAAAGTCCAGTTGGGAATACGAGGAGTTAAGTGACCATGACCGACCTTTAACGAAAAGAGGCCGCTCTGATGCGCCACTTATAGGTCAGGAATTGGTAGAGAGAGAAGTCAAACTGGACATGATCATTTCCAGTTCGGCGGTGCGGGCTATTTCCACCGCTACCCTCATTGCCAAGGAGCTGAAGTTTGACCCTGAGAGGATTGGGGTGCAGGAAGAGCTTTACCTCATTGCCACAGATGACCTGAAGGTCTTCATCCAGTCCTTGCCAGATGAATATGACCGTGTCATGCTGGTGGGCCATAACCCGGCGCTCACGGAGTTGGCGAATCAGCTCAGCACGGAGAAAAGCATAGCCAATATACCTACGGCTGGTATTGTTGCAATCAGCTTTGACTGCAATTACTGGGGAGAGATTTCGCCAGATAACTCCAAACTGCTCTTCTTTGACTTCCCCAAAAACTATCGTTAA
- the ppk1 gene encoding polyphosphate kinase 1 encodes MASKDNIDLTESSTASASQPEIPLISRELSWLAFNYRVLQEAKDPRVPLLERLNFMAIFSSNLDEYFKVRVATMRRLVKLKKKTREKLEDDPSPELEAIITEVSRQQEEFGHIFRNELLPEMRKAHIHLIDETECTDGQRNMALDYFRRTVKPLLVPIIFSTNPSPLFLKDQTVYLMVRLLPKATQDEQVQEQYAILEIPTQKHGGRFVQLPIEKGEHYVMLLDDVIRVGLPELFPGFAEVEAYAIKLSRDAELDIEEEVSGNLMAKIRKSLKKRETGHPSRLLYDPVTPKPMLHALLDRIGITTDELVEGSRFHNFRDFFGFPKFQLPDLYYPPQPPLPHPVLERAPSMLEAMKEQEIMVHYPYQKFDYVLRFFEEAADDPKVTSISVTLYRVADKSKVAKALIRAAEHGKLVTVVVELKARFDEESNIYWGNQLEKAGANVIYGVADLKVHSKIGLVTRQENGRAVQYAYLSTGNYNEKTSLIYTDHALFTTDERLTREISQVFHFLVDGDQDFHFKHLLVAPLNLRNGLYALIHHEMKLAREGKPAYLVAKMNALQDSRMIKQLYEASQAGVKIELLVRGICSLIPGIPGLSENITVRSIVDRYLEHGRIYVFGNGGEEKIYVASADWMNRNLSRRVEVAFPIYNDALRQEIRHMLDLHMKDNQKARLSDNQYWVSDDSSNSMHAQLAAYDFLKEKLIQSGLEVT; translated from the coding sequence ATGGCCTCTAAAGATAACATAGACCTTACTGAATCTTCTACGGCCAGTGCATCTCAGCCTGAAATCCCGCTTATTAGCCGGGAACTGAGTTGGCTGGCGTTTAATTACCGGGTGCTGCAAGAAGCCAAAGATCCCCGAGTGCCCCTGCTGGAACGCCTCAATTTCATGGCGATTTTTTCTTCTAACCTGGACGAATATTTCAAGGTACGAGTGGCCACCATGCGCCGCCTGGTCAAGTTGAAGAAGAAAACCCGCGAGAAACTGGAAGACGACCCTTCCCCTGAACTGGAAGCCATTATTACCGAGGTTTCGCGGCAACAAGAGGAATTTGGCCACATTTTCCGGAATGAGTTGCTGCCAGAAATGCGCAAAGCCCACATTCATCTGATTGATGAAACTGAGTGCACAGACGGACAACGCAACATGGCGCTGGACTATTTCCGGCGTACTGTAAAGCCGCTTTTAGTGCCTATTATCTTCAGCACCAACCCTAGCCCGCTGTTCCTGAAAGACCAGACGGTGTACCTGATGGTGCGCCTGCTGCCCAAGGCAACGCAGGACGAACAAGTGCAGGAACAGTACGCCATTCTGGAGATTCCTACCCAGAAGCATGGAGGTCGCTTTGTACAGCTACCCATAGAGAAAGGCGAGCATTACGTGATGCTGCTGGACGACGTAATACGGGTAGGCTTACCCGAGCTGTTCCCCGGCTTTGCCGAAGTGGAGGCTTACGCCATCAAACTTTCGCGCGATGCCGAACTGGATATTGAGGAAGAGGTGTCGGGCAATTTGATGGCCAAAATCAGAAAAAGCCTTAAGAAACGCGAAACCGGTCACCCGAGCCGCTTGCTTTATGACCCTGTGACGCCCAAGCCCATGCTGCACGCCCTGTTGGACCGCATTGGCATCACCACCGATGAACTGGTGGAAGGCAGCCGTTTCCACAACTTCCGTGATTTCTTCGGATTTCCTAAGTTCCAGTTGCCAGACCTCTATTACCCGCCGCAACCTCCACTGCCGCACCCAGTGCTGGAAAGGGCACCCAGTATGCTGGAGGCCATGAAAGAGCAGGAAATCATGGTACACTACCCGTACCAGAAGTTTGATTACGTACTCCGCTTCTTTGAAGAAGCCGCCGATGATCCAAAAGTTACCAGTATCAGTGTCACCCTGTACCGCGTAGCCGATAAGTCTAAAGTGGCAAAAGCTTTAATCAGGGCGGCCGAGCACGGCAAACTGGTAACAGTTGTGGTAGAACTGAAAGCCCGTTTTGACGAGGAGTCCAATATCTACTGGGGAAACCAGTTGGAGAAAGCCGGTGCTAACGTGATTTACGGCGTTGCCGACTTAAAAGTGCACAGCAAGATTGGCTTGGTAACACGCCAGGAAAACGGGCGGGCGGTGCAATACGCCTACCTGAGTACCGGGAACTACAATGAGAAAACCTCTCTCATCTACACAGATCATGCGTTGTTCACCACAGATGAACGCCTTACCCGTGAAATAAGCCAGGTCTTCCACTTCCTGGTAGACGGTGACCAGGACTTTCACTTCAAACACTTGTTAGTGGCGCCCCTGAACCTGCGGAACGGTTTATATGCGCTCATTCATCATGAAATGAAACTGGCCAGAGAAGGCAAACCAGCCTATCTGGTTGCCAAGATGAACGCCCTACAAGACTCGCGCATGATCAAGCAATTGTATGAGGCAAGCCAGGCAGGCGTGAAGATTGAGTTATTGGTGCGGGGTATTTGCAGTCTTATCCCCGGCATACCAGGCCTAAGCGAAAACATCACCGTGCGCAGCATTGTGGACCGTTATCTGGAGCATGGTCGCATTTACGTGTTTGGCAACGGGGGCGAAGAGAAAATCTACGTAGCTTCTGCTGACTGGATGAACCGCAACCTTAGCCGACGAGTAGAAGTAGCCTTCCCTATCTATAACGATGCTCTGCGGCAAGAGATACGCCACATGCTGGACCTGCACATGAAAGACAACCAAAAAGCACGTCTTTCTGATAACCAATACTGGGTTTCTGATGATTCATCCAACTCCATGCACGCCCAGTTAGCTGCCTATGATTTCCTGAAAGAGAAATTAATTCAGAGCGGCCTTGAGGTAACATAG
- a CDS encoding DUF6268 family outer membrane beta-barrel protein: MKKLLLVLGLLVPLSSLKQVRAQEIVVDSVRTAQGAEDAQELANPSVIGMGKSKGIIIRYERLPRFGMHSRGQQSNVEDARADVLKSNRFEFKAYAPLVNNPHFKLVIGGSYFLEEFNYREPENQEYPLYQRLQDKNLRSLDGQLIMLRPINYKNFIIFRVKGELNGDYGKYSEISLTRYLRTSMEAIYGWKKSPYLSYGFGVQLGYAFGRQTFYPALLYNRTFNDKWGLEAIFPANVTFRRNFSEKSFMYMGYKIEGATYNININTEPFNQYETVELRKSEIRGRLRWEREIYDFIWFGLESGYRYTHRFNLYDGRQRTANPLIETHIKDAVFFNVELFLVPPRRFLKQ, encoded by the coding sequence ATGAAAAAGCTCTTATTAGTGTTAGGCTTGTTGGTACCGCTGTCCTCATTAAAACAGGTGCGGGCACAGGAAATTGTGGTAGACTCTGTGAGAACGGCGCAGGGCGCCGAAGACGCGCAGGAACTAGCCAACCCATCGGTGATAGGCATGGGAAAGAGCAAGGGCATCATCATCAGGTATGAGCGTTTGCCCCGCTTTGGCATGCACTCCCGGGGCCAGCAGAGCAATGTGGAAGATGCCCGGGCAGATGTGCTCAAAAGTAACCGGTTTGAATTCAAGGCTTATGCTCCGCTGGTTAACAACCCGCATTTTAAACTAGTGATTGGCGGAAGCTACTTTCTGGAGGAATTCAATTACAGAGAGCCCGAAAATCAGGAATACCCCCTGTACCAGCGGCTGCAGGATAAAAACCTCCGGTCACTGGACGGTCAGTTGATTATGCTGCGTCCCATCAACTACAAGAACTTCATCATTTTTCGGGTGAAAGGAGAGTTGAATGGAGACTACGGCAAGTACAGTGAAATCAGCCTGACCCGGTACCTGAGAACCTCCATGGAGGCCATTTACGGGTGGAAGAAAAGTCCTTATTTATCGTATGGTTTTGGGGTGCAACTAGGCTATGCCTTTGGGCGTCAGACCTTTTACCCGGCCTTGTTGTACAACCGCACCTTCAATGACAAGTGGGGGTTAGAGGCCATCTTCCCGGCCAATGTTACCTTCAGGCGTAACTTCTCAGAAAAGTCTTTCATGTACATGGGGTACAAAATTGAAGGAGCTACTTACAACATCAACATCAACACAGAGCCTTTCAACCAGTACGAAACCGTAGAACTCAGGAAGTCTGAGATCAGAGGCCGTTTGAGATGGGAAAGGGAGATCTATGATTTCATTTGGTTTGGGCTGGAAAGCGGCTACCGGTACACCCACCGGTTTAACCTGTATGACGGCCGACAACGCACCGCTAACCCATTAATAGAAACCCACATCAAAGATGCTGTTTTCTTCAACGTAGAGCTGTTCCTGGTGCCGCCACGCAGGTTCCTGAAACAATAG
- a CDS encoding metallophosphoesterase, which translates to MKKKYLLLFFPIALFWLVQACTTSKPYYARNVQNWQDQTPKDTSEIIYSVFLIGDAGAPLTDKPDPTLMHLKSQIDRAGEKSAVVYLGDNIYHNGLPEPDAYDRKTAEERMKAQLDILKGYKGEKYMIPGNHDWGGGSGTPDGWNAVVREERFVEEYLADSNIVVGTDFFVPGNGCPGPFEVLIEEEIVLIALDSHWWLHPYDKPYGDNSPCGVVNEVDMLVQLEDIIEKNKEKNIVVVGHHPLFSNGIHGGYFTFTDHLFPLTILRKGLILPLPIIGSIYPLARKYGGIAQDIPHPSYQAYINGLMGIFNKYDNIVYAAGHEHNLQYFKQGKLSHIVSGAGCKTQHVKNGGDALYAEKSQGYARVNYYRNGEAWVEFWAKNDDDEPAKLSFRMPMYAKTKPETEQVVVSKEDYRDSTITLPANPVYEANALQKAVLGKHYRQEWKTPVTIPLLDLQREKGGLVPYQKGGGKQTSSLKLRNEEGREYTLRSVNKDPTNVLPISLQQTFARDLLQDQISAQHPYGALVAAKLADVAGIYHTNPKLVYIPSDPRLRQYLDEFNNTVAFFEEDADEDHADVASLGNATNIVGTERLLERKRNDHDNRVNEQEFAKARLLDMLIGDWDRHEGQWRWVETKSGEDNRTYRPVPEDRDVAFFKGDGVIPWLVSRRWAVRNFQNFGKDYSDYKGLNLTALTIDRTFLSSVTRDQWIALAKQMQASMTDEAIESAVRQMPAEVYPISGPELVSKLKSRRDLLPQVAEKYYVHLAEDVDIAGSDKREKFEVRRISDDETEVVVRKINKEGEVGKELYRRLFFRKETEEIRLYGLGGDDVFEVTGNVKTSPMVRIIGGEGNDSITDKSFVKGAVRKTKVYDFTGEQNTLTLSQEAEDKTESFEEVNLYDRDNYKLAYLGPRLSIEYNVDDGLFLGGGVMYRNHKFRKQPYASEHYLRANYAFATRAYNIRYDSEFKQIFNDKLDLGVKAAIFGPQYQINFFGLGNETEQPRDIKDYRVRQSRMMVSPTLNTSFTHFIRMGIGPFYDRYELQHYPGRYVEDILPEEAFGVEQFTGLRAFFNLQAVSTPVNPRIGLKWLNEFSYSKQIGDEGRDFGRIGSEFIFYIGPRLPFQVTLAARLGGAHNFGDFPFYQANTLGGLSNLRGYRRTRFAGRSSVYQNTEVRVEVFKFNVYLFPGKFGVMGLVDHGRVWADDESSNKIHRGVGGGVWIDVLKQAVINATYTAGEDDKLFNLNFGFLF; encoded by the coding sequence ATGAAAAAAAAATACCTTCTCCTCTTCTTTCCCATCGCTTTGTTTTGGCTGGTGCAGGCTTGTACCACCTCAAAACCTTATTACGCCCGCAATGTCCAGAACTGGCAGGATCAAACGCCCAAAGACACTTCTGAAATTATCTATAGCGTCTTTTTAATTGGTGATGCCGGTGCGCCGCTCACAGACAAACCTGACCCTACCTTAATGCACCTGAAGTCCCAGATTGACCGGGCTGGTGAAAAAAGTGCCGTGGTGTACCTGGGTGACAACATCTACCACAACGGGTTGCCTGAGCCGGACGCCTATGACCGCAAAACCGCTGAAGAGCGCATGAAGGCGCAGTTGGATATCCTGAAAGGCTACAAAGGCGAGAAATACATGATCCCCGGAAACCATGACTGGGGCGGGGGAAGCGGTACGCCAGATGGTTGGAATGCTGTAGTGCGCGAAGAGCGTTTTGTGGAAGAATACCTGGCAGACAGCAACATTGTGGTGGGCACAGATTTCTTTGTGCCAGGTAATGGTTGCCCTGGTCCGTTTGAAGTGCTCATTGAGGAAGAAATTGTCTTAATCGCGCTGGATTCCCACTGGTGGTTGCACCCATATGACAAACCCTACGGTGACAATAGTCCCTGCGGCGTAGTCAATGAAGTAGACATGCTGGTGCAGTTAGAAGACATCATTGAAAAGAATAAAGAAAAGAACATTGTAGTAGTGGGGCACCACCCGCTGTTCAGTAACGGGATTCACGGGGGGTATTTCACCTTCACAGACCATTTGTTTCCGCTAACCATCCTCCGGAAAGGCTTAATCTTGCCGTTGCCTATCATTGGGTCCATCTATCCATTGGCCCGTAAGTACGGCGGTATTGCGCAGGATATTCCGCACCCCAGCTACCAGGCGTACATCAATGGATTAATGGGCATATTCAACAAATATGACAACATAGTGTATGCGGCCGGGCATGAGCACAACCTGCAGTACTTCAAGCAAGGCAAGCTGTCACACATTGTAAGCGGGGCCGGGTGTAAAACCCAACACGTGAAAAACGGAGGTGATGCCCTTTACGCTGAAAAGTCGCAGGGGTATGCCAGGGTCAACTACTACCGGAATGGAGAAGCGTGGGTAGAGTTCTGGGCCAAGAACGATGACGATGAACCAGCCAAATTGTCGTTCCGGATGCCCATGTACGCCAAGACCAAGCCTGAGACCGAGCAAGTGGTTGTTTCAAAGGAAGACTACAGAGACAGCACCATTACCTTGCCGGCTAACCCCGTGTATGAGGCGAATGCTCTCCAGAAAGCCGTGCTGGGGAAACACTACCGTCAAGAATGGAAAACACCCGTGACAATTCCGTTGCTGGACTTACAGCGCGAAAAAGGTGGGTTAGTGCCTTATCAAAAAGGAGGCGGAAAACAGACCTCTTCCCTTAAATTGAGAAACGAGGAGGGACGGGAGTATACGCTGCGCTCGGTGAATAAAGACCCAACCAACGTTTTACCCATTTCTCTGCAGCAAACGTTCGCCCGTGATTTGCTCCAGGACCAGATTTCGGCGCAGCACCCATATGGTGCTTTGGTGGCAGCAAAACTCGCCGATGTAGCTGGTATCTACCACACCAACCCCAAACTGGTGTACATCCCCAGTGACCCGCGCTTGCGGCAGTACCTGGATGAGTTTAATAATACCGTGGCTTTCTTTGAGGAAGATGCTGATGAAGACCACGCTGATGTAGCCAGCTTAGGCAACGCCACCAACATTGTAGGCACCGAGAGACTGCTTGAACGCAAGCGCAATGACCATGACAACCGCGTTAACGAGCAAGAGTTCGCCAAAGCCCGTCTCCTGGACATGCTCATTGGTGACTGGGATCGGCACGAGGGACAGTGGCGCTGGGTTGAAACTAAATCAGGCGAAGACAACCGAACTTATCGTCCGGTGCCTGAAGACCGTGACGTAGCCTTCTTTAAAGGCGATGGGGTTATTCCGTGGTTAGTAAGCCGGCGCTGGGCGGTGAGGAACTTCCAGAATTTCGGCAAGGACTATTCAGACTACAAAGGACTTAACCTTACGGCTTTAACCATAGACCGCACCTTCCTGTCCAGCGTCACCCGCGACCAGTGGATTGCCTTGGCCAAGCAGATGCAGGCCTCCATGACCGATGAAGCCATTGAATCAGCGGTGCGCCAAATGCCAGCGGAAGTGTATCCTATCTCGGGACCTGAACTTGTTTCTAAGCTGAAATCAAGAAGAGATTTGTTGCCGCAGGTAGCTGAGAAGTACTATGTGCACTTAGCCGAAGACGTAGACATAGCCGGTTCAGACAAGCGTGAGAAGTTTGAGGTGCGCCGCATTTCTGATGATGAAACAGAAGTGGTTGTGCGCAAAATCAACAAAGAAGGGGAAGTAGGCAAAGAGCTGTACCGGCGCTTGTTCTTCCGGAAAGAAACCGAAGAAATCAGGTTATACGGCCTGGGCGGTGATGACGTGTTCGAGGTGACTGGTAACGTGAAAACCAGCCCTATGGTGCGCATCATAGGAGGGGAAGGCAATGACTCCATTACAGACAAATCGTTTGTGAAAGGTGCCGTGCGTAAGACCAAAGTGTATGACTTTACCGGTGAGCAAAACACGCTAACCCTAAGCCAGGAGGCTGAAGACAAGACTGAGAGCTTTGAGGAAGTAAACCTGTATGACCGTGACAACTACAAACTGGCTTATCTGGGGCCGCGGCTTTCCATTGAGTATAACGTAGATGACGGTCTGTTCCTGGGCGGTGGCGTTATGTACCGCAACCACAAGTTCCGGAAGCAACCGTACGCCTCAGAGCATTATCTGCGGGCCAACTACGCTTTTGCCACCCGTGCCTACAACATCAGGTATGATTCAGAGTTCAAGCAAATCTTCAATGACAAGCTGGACCTGGGCGTGAAAGCAGCCATTTTCGGGCCGCAGTACCAGATCAACTTCTTCGGGTTGGGTAATGAGACCGAACAACCCCGTGACATCAAAGATTATCGGGTGCGGCAGAGTAGGATGATGGTGTCGCCTACGCTTAACACCAGCTTTACGCACTTCATCAGAATGGGCATTGGGCCTTTCTATGACCGCTATGAACTGCAGCATTACCCTGGCCGCTACGTAGAGGATATTCTCCCTGAAGAAGCGTTTGGCGTGGAGCAGTTTACGGGATTGCGGGCATTCTTTAACCTGCAGGCCGTGAGTACCCCGGTGAACCCGCGTATTGGGTTGAAGTGGTTAAACGAATTCAGCTATTCAAAACAAATTGGGGACGAAGGACGGGATTTTGGCCGGATAGGGTCAGAGTTCATCTTCTACATTGGGCCCCGTCTGCCGTTCCAGGTAACGCTTGCCGCCAGATTGGGAGGGGCGCACAACTTCGGGGATTTCCCTTTTTACCAGGCCAACACCTTAGGAGGTCTATCTAACCTGAGAGGGTACCGGCGCACCCGTTTTGCGGGCCGAAGCTCCGTTTACCAGAACACAGAGGTACGGGTAGAGGTCTTCAAGTTTAACGTGTACCTGTTCCCTGGCAAGTTCGGGGTTATGGGCTTGGTTGACCATGGTCGTGTCTGGGCCGATGACGAAAGCTCTAACAAAATACACCGTGGCGTAGGCGGTGGTGTCTGGATTGACGTACTTAAACAAGCCGTAATCAACGCCACTTACACCGCCGGCGAAGACGACAAGCTCTTCAACCTGAACTTTGGATTTCTTTTTTAA
- a CDS encoding Pycsar system effector family protein, protein MENEDLIRKAGNYVFTLFKEKLSKKLVYHNYKHTFEVVKEARQLAEGYSLPPEDLEILVLAAWFHDTGYISTYENHEEESVDIATAFLTEEKYPPEKIEQINNCIMATKHGSVTHHLLEDILVDADIANIGKETFFATAELLRVEWEIYLGRTFSDLEWAQYQLDFLLSVSFRTQPAQAKFSKQLSKNIQTQRTHQQELSKKKKKKEKKNRENLAQPKRGIETMFKSTYDNHISLSAIADNKANMMISLNAIIMSIIITYLGTKSSIIGAEFTRNPVLMIPVGILLATTLASVISAIISAQPEVTSFRLRPDKLTSRRINLLFFGNFTKIPLEDFQNGMHDIMKDKNALYNNMITDIYYLGDVLKNKYRLLRISYTIFMIGIILTVVSFVIAIAR, encoded by the coding sequence ATGGAAAACGAAGATCTCATCAGGAAAGCTGGAAACTATGTATTCACGCTTTTTAAAGAGAAATTATCTAAGAAACTAGTTTACCACAACTACAAACACACGTTTGAGGTGGTAAAAGAGGCCAGACAATTGGCCGAGGGGTATTCATTACCTCCTGAAGATCTAGAAATACTGGTGCTGGCGGCCTGGTTTCATGACACCGGATACATTTCTACCTATGAAAACCATGAAGAGGAGAGCGTGGACATTGCCACCGCTTTTCTGACTGAAGAAAAGTACCCTCCTGAGAAAATTGAGCAGATCAACAACTGCATCATGGCCACCAAACACGGCTCTGTCACGCATCACCTGTTGGAAGACATTCTGGTAGATGCTGACATAGCCAATATTGGAAAAGAAACCTTCTTTGCCACCGCGGAGCTGCTGCGCGTAGAGTGGGAAATCTACCTGGGCCGCACCTTCTCTGATTTAGAGTGGGCCCAATACCAATTAGACTTTCTGCTTTCGGTTTCCTTCCGGACTCAACCGGCACAGGCCAAATTCTCCAAGCAGTTAAGCAAAAACATCCAGACGCAGCGCACCCATCAGCAGGAGTTATCTAAAAAGAAAAAGAAGAAAGAGAAGAAGAACCGTGAGAACCTGGCCCAGCCTAAGCGGGGTATTGAGACCATGTTCAAAAGCACCTATGATAACCACATCAGTCTAAGTGCCATTGCTGACAATAAAGCTAACATGATGATCAGCTTGAATGCCATTATCATGTCCATCATTATTACCTATCTGGGTACCAAGTCTTCCATCATTGGAGCTGAGTTCACCCGGAACCCGGTGCTGATGATTCCGGTGGGCATTCTGTTGGCGACTACACTGGCCTCAGTGATTTCGGCAATCATCTCGGCACAACCAGAGGTGACTAGTTTCCGGTTACGTCCAGACAAATTAACTAGCCGGCGCATTAACCTGTTGTTTTTCGGTAATTTCACCAAAATACCCTTAGAAGACTTCCAGAACGGGATGCATGATATCATGAAGGACAAGAATGCCCTTTACAATAACATGATCACTGATATTTATTACTTAGGAGATGTATTGAAGAACAAGTACCGCTTGCTGCGCATTTCTTATACCATCTTCATGATAGGCATCATTTTGACCGTGGTTTCCTTTGTGATTGCCATTGCTAGGTAA
- a CDS encoding DUF2652 domain-containing protein, which produces MESTVTNISIATHEADDSQPALLFIPDISGFTRFMHENGVQYSRNLIADLLEIIIEANILNMEVCEIQGDAILFYKLGEAPAIEQLVGQCKQIFLDFQNYLRIMEGDEIMAGPKLSDNKLTLKIVVHYGRISVTQIRDHTKLMGTDVILAHRLLKNSIEGSEYVLLTEGYLNTQKPEVVKQSFEWSQLKDGMNNYEHVGDIRYKYAFLTPLRLLVTDPETEHTLKQYPNTFSLKDQIKAPVDLVLRVIQNYRLKPKWMHRVKRAQFDTRKVNRIGTNYICEMEKGGSIEMQTLQSREAGGRMEVIEKMANFKMFPNSLVFYFLHEEDGCTNLTLEFHYSRVSVGDYFYDHFGRKQIKGFMKASFVQLKALCEQLHQNRQK; this is translated from the coding sequence ATGGAGTCAACAGTAACCAATATTTCTATAGCAACTCATGAGGCGGATGACTCACAGCCAGCGCTGTTGTTTATTCCGGATATAAGTGGCTTTACCCGTTTCATGCATGAAAATGGGGTGCAGTACAGCCGTAACCTTATTGCAGACCTGCTGGAAATCATCATTGAAGCCAACATCCTGAACATGGAAGTGTGCGAAATTCAGGGTGACGCTATCCTTTTCTATAAATTGGGAGAGGCGCCAGCCATTGAGCAGTTGGTAGGCCAGTGCAAACAGATTTTCCTGGATTTTCAGAATTACCTGCGTATTATGGAGGGCGATGAAATTATGGCAGGCCCCAAACTCTCAGATAACAAGCTCACGCTTAAGATTGTGGTGCATTACGGGCGCATTAGCGTGACCCAAATAAGAGACCATACCAAACTCATGGGTACTGACGTGATTTTGGCCCACCGTCTGTTGAAGAACAGCATAGAAGGCTCAGAATACGTGCTCCTAACAGAAGGCTATCTGAACACCCAGAAGCCCGAAGTGGTGAAGCAGAGCTTTGAATGGTCTCAGCTGAAAGACGGCATGAACAACTATGAGCACGTAGGAGACATCCGTTATAAGTATGCCTTTCTTACGCCCCTGCGCCTTTTGGTAACTGACCCTGAAACAGAGCATACGCTCAAGCAGTACCCAAACACTTTCTCATTGAAGGATCAGATAAAAGCCCCGGTAGATCTGGTGTTGCGCGTGATTCAGAATTACCGGCTTAAGCCCAAATGGATGCACCGTGTAAAAAGGGCCCAGTTTGATACCAGGAAAGTGAACCGTATTGGCACCAACTACATCTGTGAAATGGAGAAAGGTGGTTCCATAGAAATGCAAACCCTGCAAAGCCGTGAAGCCGGAGGCCGGATGGAAGTCATTGAGAAGATGGCTAATTTCAAGATGTTTCCTAACTCACTGGTTTTTTACTTTCTGCACGAAGAAGATGGTTGTACAAACCTTACCCTGGAGTTTCATTACAGCAGAGTCTCTGTAGGGGATTACTTCTATGATCACTTTGGCCGGAAACAAATCAAAGGCTTTATGAAAGCATCTTTTGTGCAACTAAAAGCTTTGTGTGAGCAACTGCACCAAAACAGGCAGAAATAA
- a CDS encoding T9SS type A sorting domain-containing protein, protein MKHLILLLIICLTFFKVPAQVRTRALPTEQKNEAKVDVEDQSMSVYPNPSNGQITISLEGFEGKKTDLRIMNVIGNVVYREVIQDPNTHYLRTLDLNKLAKGLYYVKLETSSYSEVRKVILK, encoded by the coding sequence ATGAAACACCTTATACTCTTATTGATTATTTGTCTCACCTTCTTTAAGGTACCCGCGCAGGTAAGAACCCGGGCACTACCCACAGAGCAGAAGAATGAGGCAAAAGTAGATGTAGAAGACCAGTCTATGTCTGTGTATCCTAACCCTTCTAACGGGCAAATTACCATTTCTCTGGAAGGTTTTGAAGGTAAAAAAACTGATCTACGCATCATGAATGTGATAGGAAATGTGGTGTACCGCGAGGTGATTCAAGATCCAAATACCCATTACTTAAGAACCCTGGATTTAAACAAACTTGCCAAAGGCTTGTACTACGTTAAATTGGAAACCTCCTCTTACAGTGAAGTCAGAAAAGTGATTCTGAAGTAG